GTTTTGTAAGCCATGTAAGCTGACATCTGACGTACCGCTTCCGCATCGGAAATGACTTCGGAGGTGCTGTCCCAGGATGCGTTCAAATCCATATCTGTGGCAAACTGCCCCAACTGGTGTTCATCATAATAATTCTTTAAAGCCTGATTGTGACCCTCTGTCTCCAGCCAGGTGATCATATCTTCTGCCGATTTCCGGTCTGTGATGTTCCAGTCGCGCTGCAGAACCTCCTTAAGCACCGCCGCATAGAAGGTATCATCCGGCGTACCGCCTCCGGGCACAAGCAGTTCTCCGCCATTGCGGTAAGTGAGGATGGCATAAGTCGCGGTAAACCACTGTACCGTATCCGGGTAGGCCTGGGCTGATTCCTGCTCATTTGCCTGTTCAGCATAAACCATACCCGCAGGCGTCCTGGACAGACTGCAGGAAAATATGGTACAGAGTAGTAAAAATGCAGCAAATCTCCTTTTTTTCATGATTACCTCCATATGCATTTACCTTAAACTATAGCATAAAGCGCAAAAATACTCCATATGTTTTTTGAATATAAAAATCTTTTACGAATTTCAATAGTAATTACTGTCTGAACAGGAGTCCATCATAACAGCGCAATTCTCGAAATCAGCAACAGCCGCAACATAAACGTTGCGGCTGTTGCTGAAAAAGGGGCATTAATTCTGAGTCGCCTTCCCCGTATTTTGCGTTGAGATGCTGGACGGCGCGCTGGATCAGGGCCTGTTCATTCGCTTTCTCTATATACGCAGTACCGGTTTCTGCCGCTGTTTTTTGCCCGGTATAAGGCCTGGTCGCTTCTCTGGATAAGCAGGTCGATGTCCAGTCCGGTGTCGGCAGTCTGGGCGATCCCCACGCTGGCGGACAGCGCTATAGCCTGCCCCTCCGCCGTAAATTCCTGCTGGATATTTCCGAGGAAACAACCGACTTCCTGCTCCAATTGCTTTATGGGACAGTTGCCGAGTCGGACCACCAGAAATTCATCTCCGCCAAGGCGGGCTACGAAATCCTCACGGAACGAGGACTTTAGCGCCTCTGCTGTCCGGATCAGCACCGCGTCCCCCACTTTATGCCCGTAGGTATCATTGATCGTCTTAAAACAGTCCAGATCGATATACATCAGGCTGACAGTCTTGCCTTCCCGGTTGTTGTGAATGTATTTATAAAAGCATCTGCGGTTGTAAAGGCCCGTAAGGAAATCCGTGTTGGAGCTGTGCAGGATCTGTTTCTCCAGGCTGCGCTCCACCGTCACGTCACGGAAGATGCACAGTTTCCCCACCGCATTGTGGAAAATATCATGGATGGTATTCTCGTGGATCTCCAGCATCCGTCCCGAACCATCGGGGAGAGCGGCTTTTG
This portion of the Clostridium sp. AN503 genome encodes:
- a CDS encoding DUF1266 domain-containing protein, translating into MKKRRFAAFLLLCTIFSCSLSRTPAGMVYAEQANEQESAQAYPDTVQWFTATYAILTYRNGGELLVPGGGTPDDTFYAAVLKEVLQRDWNITDRKSAEDMITWLETEGHNQALKNYYDEHQLGQFATDMDLNASWDSTSEVISDAEAVRQMSAYMAYKTYGDYAVSAWDLSRALMLLGDYYVIGYYTYEEAMDKSLEIGRKLQAMYPSWDDFTQSYMYGYAYWSRPDVEDPQSEFHYRISVYNYLKTMENGPYRLDWNMELKKEW